The genomic window ACTTGAGCGGTGCGTCGGCCTTGCCTGCCTGGCCGAAAGTAATGATCTTTGCGAAAAAGCCGGGTTCCTTGTTGGCGTTCGGTGGCACGTAGCGCACGAAGTAGATGCCGGCGCTGCGATCCCGGTCTTCCACGGTGAAGCCGGTGCGATCGAGGGCCAGGCCGACACGACGCCATGCGCGCTCGAAGCCTTCGTTGATCTGGACCGTCGGCTGACCCGCGACCGACACGATGCGTGCGGTTTGTGCCGGCGCGGCCGTCGCGGCGAGCAGCTTCGATTGCTCTTGTGTCACACCGAGCTTCACCATCAGGCGTCGCAGGAATTCGGTTTCGAGTTCAGGATCGACCGGGCGTGTCTGCCACACAGTCTGGTCCTGGCGCTGGTTGTTATAGACCTCGACCATGCCGCGGTGCGCGACGAAGATTTCGGTGCCGCTGGGGGTGCGCTCCAGCCGCGTGCGGAAGCGATCGAGTTCGCCGGTCGAGTAGACCGAATCGACCAGCTTGCCGAGGGCGCCACGGATGATGTCCTGCGGTAGCTTGGCGCGGTTTTCTGCCCAGTCGGTTTCCATGATGCCGACGTTGCGCTGCTCTGTCGTCAGCAAAAATCCGCTCTCCTGCCAAAAGTCCTTGACCGGGTCCCAAAGCTGTTCAGGCGTGCGGTTGACGACGATCCAGCGCTGCGTGCCCGAGCGCTCCATGCGCACGTCGCCGATGGCGTTGACCGAAGTCGGCAGGCCCGGTGCGTTGGCCATGCCGGTCTGATACGAGTTGGCAGAAACCGCGCCGCCTGGAACCGCGTAGCGGTTTTCGCGCGAGAGCTGTGACAGGTCGGGCGGCACCGAGAGGCTGGGCGCCTTGCCGGCGCTCTTGTAGTCGATCTTGTCGCCTTCGAGCACGGAGCAGGCCGCGAGACTGGCCACCAGAGCCAGCAGTGCAAATCGCGTAAAAAAGTTCTTCAACGTCGTCTTCCTTGTTGGAATGTTTCGATCAAATCGATGGGTCGCAGCGACCACGGCTTCAGAGCAGGTTCCGGCCAAAAGGTTGCCGGCGACTTCGATCTGCGGGAGTAAAGGTGAATTCAGTCCTTGAGCAGGCCGGTCGCGCGCAATGCGCTTTCGACTGCCGGGCGACTGGCCTCGTCGAGCTCGGTCAGCGGCAGACGCAGCGCGCCACCACACAAACCGAGTCGCGCCATCGCCCACTTCACAGGAATCGGGTTGGGCTCCACGAACAGGTTGCGGTGCAGCGGCATCAGTTCGAATTGCAGCTGCATCGCACGCTTGACGTCGCCGGCGATCGCCGCCGCGCAAAGCTCGTGCATCTTGCGCGGTGCCAGGTTGGCAGTGACGCTGATGTTGCCCTGACCGCCGCACAGCATGAGTGCCACGGCGGTCGGGTCGTCGCCGGAATACACGGCAAAGCTTTTTGGCAGATCGCGAATCAGCCACTGGGCGCGCTCGATGTTGCCTGTGGCTTCCTTGATGCCGATGATGCCCGGCACCTGAGCGAGCCGAAGCACGGTGTCATGCGCCATATCGGCGACGGAGCGGCCAGGTACGTTGTAGAGCACAACGGGCAAATCGCCGACGGCTTCGGCGATGGCCCTGAAGTGCCGGTACTGGCCTTCTTGCGTCGGCTTGTTGTAGTAGGGAACGACCTGCAGTTGCGAATCGGCGCCAACGCCTCGGGCGAACTTGGCGAGCTCGATGGCTTCTTTGGTCGAATTGGCGCCGCAGCCAGCCATGACAGGCACGCGGCCTTTGGCTTGCTCGACCGATACGCGAATGATTTCGCAGTGCTCTTCGACGTCGACGGTCGGCGATTCGCCGGTGGTGCCGACCACGCCGAGGCAATCCGTGCCTTCGTCGATGTGCCAGTCGATGATGCGACGCAGTGCGGGGTAATCGACACTGCCGTCGTCGTGCATCGGCGTAACGAGCGCGACAATGCTGCCTGTCAGTTGCTCCAAGGGGGTCTCTTTGTCGGTTGGACGAAAACCGGCATTCTACTTAAGGCCTAGCCGGTGCCCCGAGCAGGTGCCGTAGTGGGATTCCCGACCCGTCCAGCCGCACGGCCGCGATGCGTTGAACGAACCGCGGCGGCGTCGCCTCGTAGCCATGTTCGTAGGCCACGACGCCCAGTCCGGCGCAGGCCGCGATCAGTTCGCCCGGCTGCAGCAGAAAGTCGGGCCGCGACGGCTTGCCGATCGTTTCGTTGCCGGCCGCGAAGGTCTCGTACAGAAGCACGCCGCCTGGAGCGACAGCCGCAACGATGTCGGGCAGCCGGGGTCGCCAAAGGTAGTTGGTGACGACGACCACGTCGAAGTTTTCTCCGACGAAGGGCCACGGTCCGGCTTCGATGTCTGCCTGCAGGGCGCGGCCCCAGCGTGCTGCCGATGCGACGGCGTCGGGTGCGCGGTCCACGCCTGTCACTGCATGGCCGCGATCCGCAAACCACCGCAGATGCCGGCCCGCGCCGCATGCCACGTCCAACACGCGGCCGCCTGCAGGGACAAGGTGCGACCAACGCACGATCCATGCGGACGGCTGTGACATCGCGCCATCGATGGCGTTCGGCGCCGTGCTCAAAAGCATGCCCAGAGCTGATCGATCAACGTCACCATGAACGTTGGGCGCGCATAGAGCATGAACACGGCGCCCAGCGCGACCAGTGCGATCGCCCAGGCCAGAGCGGTAACGAGACGAGGATGCTGCAAGCGGTTCATGCAGTTCAGGCGAGTTGCGGCATCGGCCGCGCGATGGCGTTTTCCTTGACCGGCAAATTGATCAGCGCAGCGAACACCCCCAGCGCGATCGCGATGTACCAGACGACGTCGTAGCTGCCGGTGCGGTCGTAGAGAAAACCACCCAGCCAGACGCCGAGGAACGAGCCGACCTGATGGCCCAGAAACACGAAGCCGCTCAGCATCGACAAGTGCGCCACGCCAAAGATTTGCGCCACCAGCGCATTGGTCACCGGCACCGTCGACAGCCACAAAAAGCCGATGACGGCAGCGAAGACGTAGACGGACAGAGGTGACACCGGCACGATCAAGAACAGCGTTATCGCGATGGCCCTGCCGAAGTAGATGGCCGCCAGGATCTTCCGCTTGGCCAGCTTCTGGCCGAGCGAGCCGGCGACGTAAGTGCCAAACACATTGAAGAGGCCAATGAGAGCGAGCGAATAACTTGCTACCTCGGGCGACAGACCTTTGTCGCGCAGATAGCTCGGCATGTGCACGCCTATGAACACCACCTGGAAGCCGCACACGAAGTAGCCCGCCATCAGCAGGCCGAAGCTCGGATAACGAAAAGCTTCCATCACCGCCTGCGCGATGGTTTGCTCCCGGTGTCCGGCGACAACCACGCGTGCCGGCTCGCGCAGGCCGAACGCGAGCGGCACGACCAGCAGCACCAGCGCGGCCAGCACCAGCAACGCCGTATGCCAGCCGAGTTGCGCGATGAGTTGCCCTTCGATCGGCACCATCAAAAACTGTCCGAACGAACCGGCCGCTGCGGCCACGCCCATCGCCCACGAACGGCGCTCGGCCGGAATCTGTCGGCCGATCACGCCGTAGATCACCGCGTAGGTGGTGCCGGCCTGCGCTGCGCCGATCAACACCCCGGCGGTCATCGCGAACAGCAGCGGCGTGGGCGAGAGCGCCATGCCGGCCAGCCCGACCGCGTACAGGACCGCGCCGATCAGCAGCACCCTGAAGGCGCCCAGCTTGTCGGCCAGCATGCCGGCGAAAACACCGATCACGCCCCACGAGAGGTTCTGGATCGCGATGGCGAGCGAGAAGGTCTGGCGCGTCCAGCCCTGCTCTTGCGTGATCGGCTGCAACCACAGGCCGAAGCCGTGGCGAATGCCCATGGAGAGCGTGACGATCATGGCGCCGCACAGCAGGACCTGGAACATCGAAAGGGGGCGGGCGGTGGCATTCATCCGCAAAATGTAGCCGCAAGCGCAGAGGCCGACATCTGTATGTCCATCCAGCTTTACGTGAGTGGACGCATACAATCCGCGGCCATGGCTACCCCAGTTTCATCCGCTTCCTCCAGCAAGTCCGCGCCGCCCGCCTACTCAGAAGGCTCCATCCGCGTCCTGAAAGGCCTCGAGCCCGTCAAGCAGCGGCCGGGCATGTACACCCGCACCGACAACCCGCTGCACATCATTCAGGAAGTGCTCGACAACGCAGCCGACGAGGCACTCGCGGGCCATGGCAAGAAGATCAAGGTCACGATGCACGCCGACGGGTCGGTCGGCATCGAAGACGATGGCCGCGGCATTCCGTTCGGCATGCACCCGGAAGAAAACGCGCCGGTGGTCGAGCTGGTGTTCACCCGGCTGCATGCCGGCGGCAAGTTCGACAAGGGCTCGGGCGGCGCGTACAGCTTTTCCGGTGGCCTGCATGGCGTGGGCGTGTCGGTGACCAATGCCCTGTCGACGCGGCTCGAAGTGAGCTCGCACCGCGAAGGCTCGTCGGCGCGGCTGACCTTCAGCGCCGGCGACGTGATCGAGCCGCTGGTCATCCGTCCGCTCGAGGCCGGCGAGCGCCGCCAGGGAACCAGCGTGCGCGCCTGGCCCGACGCCAAGTATTTCGAGACAGCTGTGCTGCCGATGGCCGAGTTGACGCACCTGTTGCGCAGCAAGGCGGTGCTGATGCCGGGCGTCACCGTGACGCTGGTCATCGAAAAGACCAAGGAGACCCAGCAGTGGCTCTACAAGGGGGGCCTGCGCGACTACTTGATGCAGAGCCTGCACGGAGACCCGGTCATTCCGTTGTTCGAAGGCGCCGGTCATGCCGACAAAAACGCCGATAACTTCGCCGAAGGCGAGGGGGCCGAATGGTGCGTGGCCTTCACCGAAGACGGCGCTCCGGTACGCGAGAGTTACGTCAACCTGATTCCCACCAGCGCCGGCGGCACGCATGAAAGCGGACTGCGCGACGGGCTGTTTACCGCGGTGAAGGGATTCATCGAGCTGCATTCGCTGCTACCCAAGGGCGTCAAGCTGCTGCCCGAAGACGTGTTCGCGCGGGCCTCCTATGTGCTGAGTGCCAAGGTGCTCGATCCGCAATTCCAGGGTCAGATCAAGGAACGACTCAACTCGCGTGACGCGGTGCGGCTGGTGTCGAGCTTCGTGCGGCCCGCGCTGGAGCTGTGGCTCAACCAGCATGTCGACTATGGAAAACGACTGGCTGAACTGGCCATCAAGGCCGCGCAGTCGCGCCAGAAAGCGGGCCAGAAAGTCGAGAAGCGCAAGGGCTCCGGCGTCGCGGTTCTGCCCGGCAAACTGACCGATTGCGAGAGCAAGGACATCAGCCACAACGAAGTGTTTCTGGTCGAGGGCGACTCGGCCGGTGGCAGCGCCAAGATGGGCCGCGACAAGGAATCGCAAGCCATCCTGCCGTTGCGCGGCAAGGTGTTGAACACCTGGGAAGTGGAGCGCGACCGGCTCTTCGCCAACAACGAAATTCACGATATTTCGGTCGCCATCGGCG from Variovorax sp. PAMC28562 includes these protein-coding regions:
- a CDS encoding MFS transporter; the encoded protein is MNATARPLSMFQVLLCGAMIVTLSMGIRHGFGLWLQPITQEQGWTRQTFSLAIAIQNLSWGVIGVFAGMLADKLGAFRVLLIGAVLYAVGLAGMALSPTPLLFAMTAGVLIGAAQAGTTYAVIYGVIGRQIPAERRSWAMGVAAAAGSFGQFLMVPIEGQLIAQLGWHTALLVLAALVLLVVPLAFGLREPARVVVAGHREQTIAQAVMEAFRYPSFGLLMAGYFVCGFQVVFIGVHMPSYLRDKGLSPEVASYSLALIGLFNVFGTYVAGSLGQKLAKRKILAAIYFGRAIAITLFLIVPVSPLSVYVFAAVIGFLWLSTVPVTNALVAQIFGVAHLSMLSGFVFLGHQVGSFLGVWLGGFLYDRTGSYDVVWYIAIALGVFAALINLPVKENAIARPMPQLA
- the dapA gene encoding 4-hydroxy-tetrahydrodipicolinate synthase, producing the protein MHDDGSVDYPALRRIIDWHIDEGTDCLGVVGTTGESPTVDVEEHCEIIRVSVEQAKGRVPVMAGCGANSTKEAIELAKFARGVGADSQLQVVPYYNKPTQEGQYRHFRAIAEAVGDLPVVLYNVPGRSVADMAHDTVLRLAQVPGIIGIKEATGNIERAQWLIRDLPKSFAVYSGDDPTAVALMLCGGQGNISVTANLAPRKMHELCAAAIAGDVKRAMQLQFELMPLHRNLFVEPNPIPVKWAMARLGLCGGALRLPLTELDEASRPAVESALRATGLLKD
- a CDS encoding DNA topoisomerase IV subunit B, coding for MATPVSSASSSKSAPPAYSEGSIRVLKGLEPVKQRPGMYTRTDNPLHIIQEVLDNAADEALAGHGKKIKVTMHADGSVGIEDDGRGIPFGMHPEENAPVVELVFTRLHAGGKFDKGSGGAYSFSGGLHGVGVSVTNALSTRLEVSSHREGSSARLTFSAGDVIEPLVIRPLEAGERRQGTSVRAWPDAKYFETAVLPMAELTHLLRSKAVLMPGVTVTLVIEKTKETQQWLYKGGLRDYLMQSLHGDPVIPLFEGAGHADKNADNFAEGEGAEWCVAFTEDGAPVRESYVNLIPTSAGGTHESGLRDGLFTAVKGFIELHSLLPKGVKLLPEDVFARASYVLSAKVLDPQFQGQIKERLNSRDAVRLVSSFVRPALELWLNQHVDYGKRLAELAIKAAQSRQKAGQKVEKRKGSGVAVLPGKLTDCESKDISHNEVFLVEGDSAGGSAKMGRDKESQAILPLRGKVLNTWEVERDRLFANNEIHDISVAIGVDPHGPDDTPDMSGLRYGKVCILSDADVDGSHIQVLLLTLFFRHFPKLIDAGHVYVAKPPLFRVDAPARAKKPASKVYALDEGELVAILDKLRKDGVREGAWSISRFKGLGEMNAEQLWETTLNPDTRRLMQVRLGRLSFADTQGEITKLMGKGEAAARRELMELRADDVEIDV
- a CDS encoding class I SAM-dependent methyltransferase; this translates as MSQPSAWIVRWSHLVPAGGRVLDVACGAGRHLRWFADRGHAVTGVDRAPDAVASAARWGRALQADIEAGPWPFVGENFDVVVVTNYLWRPRLPDIVAAVAPGGVLLYETFAAGNETIGKPSRPDFLLQPGELIAACAGLGVVAYEHGYEATPPRFVQRIAAVRLDGSGIPLRHLLGAPARP
- the bamC gene encoding outer membrane protein assembly factor BamC, which gives rise to MKNFFTRFALLALVASLAACSVLEGDKIDYKSAGKAPSLSVPPDLSQLSRENRYAVPGGAVSANSYQTGMANAPGLPTSVNAIGDVRMERSGTQRWIVVNRTPEQLWDPVKDFWQESGFLLTTEQRNVGIMETDWAENRAKLPQDIIRGALGKLVDSVYSTGELDRFRTRLERTPSGTEIFVAHRGMVEVYNNQRQDQTVWQTRPVDPELETEFLRRLMVKLGVTQEQSKLLAATAAPAQTARIVSVAGQPTVQINEGFERAWRRVGLALDRTGFTVEDRDRSAGIYFVRYVPPNANKEPGFFAKIITFGQAGKADAPLKFRILVKGQGEASTVSVMNDAGAPETSANAQRIVQVIADDLK